Proteins encoded by one window of Sphingomonas ginkgonis:
- a CDS encoding copper chaperone PCu(A)C — translation MPTIRRTLPALLAALLAAGCGPKPGTVAVEQAWTRETAPGQSMAAVYFTISNDGAEDRLLAPTVVAPAGARASLHTGSMAGGVMRMRPAADGIAVPEGTTRLAPGGAHVMIEGLPGPLKAGGQLRLQLRFRVAGTRAVSVPVLPAGSAGPAA, via the coding sequence ATGCCGACGATCCGCCGGACCCTGCCCGCGCTGCTCGCCGCGCTGCTGGCCGCCGGGTGCGGGCCGAAGCCGGGCACGGTGGCGGTCGAGCAGGCCTGGACCCGCGAGACGGCGCCGGGTCAGTCGATGGCCGCGGTCTATTTCACCATCAGCAACGACGGCGCCGAGGACCGGCTGCTCGCCCCGACCGTGGTCGCGCCGGCGGGTGCGCGGGCAAGCCTGCACACCGGCAGCATGGCCGGCGGGGTGATGCGGATGCGGCCGGCCGCCGACGGGATCGCGGTGCCGGAAGGCACGACCCGCCTCGCCCCCGGCGGTGCGCATGTGATGATTGAGGGGCTGCCCGGACCCCTGAAGGCGGGCGGGCAGCTTCGGCTGCAGCTGCGCTTCCGGGTTGCCGGCACGCGGGCGGTGAGCGTGCCGGTGCTCCCCGCGGGAAGCGCGGGTCCGGCGGCGTGA
- a CDS encoding SCO family protein — MKRLRILLWALVAVAAAGAAFLATRPKAPPTTAPPMVTSTSFGGPFTLTGADGQPFPSSRLNGKPYAIFFGFTHCPDVCPTTLARLTRLRKAIGTGDEPFRIVFVSVDPERDTPAEVGRYAGLFGTPVIGLTGTPASVERVKKLFGIYSQKVGSGPDYSVDHTATVLLFDRAGGFAGTISPDEPEASALGKLKRLVA, encoded by the coding sequence GTGAAGCGGCTGCGGATCCTGCTGTGGGCGCTGGTCGCCGTTGCGGCCGCCGGCGCGGCCTTCCTCGCGACCCGGCCCAAGGCCCCGCCGACGACGGCCCCGCCGATGGTCACCAGTACCAGCTTCGGGGGCCCCTTCACCCTGACCGGCGCCGACGGCCAGCCCTTCCCGAGTAGCCGGCTGAACGGCAAGCCCTACGCCATCTTCTTCGGCTTCACCCATTGTCCGGACGTCTGCCCGACCACGCTGGCGCGGTTGACCCGGCTGCGCAAGGCGATCGGGACCGGTGACGAGCCGTTCCGGATCGTTTTCGTCAGCGTCGATCCGGAGCGCGACACGCCGGCCGAGGTCGGCCGCTACGCCGGGCTGTTCGGAACGCCGGTGATTGGGCTGACGGGAACGCCCGCCAGTGTCGAGCGGGTCAAAAAGCTGTTCGGCATCTATTCGCAGAAGGTTGGAAGCGGGCCGGACTATTCGGTCGACCATACCGCGACGGTGCTGCTATTCGACCGCGCCGGCGGGTTCGCGGGGACGATCTCGCCCGACGAGCCGGAGGCCTCCGCGCTGGGCAAGTTGAAGCGGTTGGTCGCCTAG
- a CDS encoding alpha/beta fold hydrolase, with amino-acid sequence MAAFEDRYFNSPDGLRLHYRDYAGPADGPPIICLPGLTRNARDFEPVAERFAGEWRIIALDFRGRGESEHDPRPERYLPPVYAKDILKLLDQLGIAEAVFFGTSLGGLVTMLLAATDEERIAGALINDVGPELSLPGLDRIRSYVGEAASWPSWEEATRDLAGRHADVFPNYDLSGWDRHARRLCREDKSGRISFDYDPGISEPFKLANDAPQPDLWPLLYGLKGKPVLVLRGDRSDLFTAETAERMAETIGSAELVTVKDVGHAPALDEPEAVAAMERLLARVRSASA; translated from the coding sequence ATGGCCGCCTTCGAAGACCGCTACTTCAACAGCCCCGACGGGCTGCGCCTCCACTATCGCGATTATGCGGGACCGGCCGACGGTCCGCCGATCATCTGCCTGCCCGGATTGACGCGTAACGCGCGTGACTTCGAGCCGGTCGCCGAGCGGTTCGCCGGTGAGTGGCGGATCATCGCGCTGGACTTCCGCGGCCGCGGCGAATCCGAACATGATCCGCGGCCCGAGCGCTACCTGCCGCCGGTCTACGCCAAGGACATCTTGAAGCTGCTCGACCAGCTCGGCATCGCCGAGGCGGTCTTCTTCGGGACCTCGCTTGGCGGCCTCGTCACCATGCTGCTCGCCGCCACCGACGAGGAGCGGATCGCCGGGGCGCTGATCAACGATGTCGGGCCCGAGCTGAGCCTGCCCGGCCTCGATCGCATCCGCTCCTATGTCGGGGAAGCGGCGAGCTGGCCGAGCTGGGAGGAAGCGACCCGCGACCTCGCCGGACGCCATGCCGACGTCTTCCCCAACTACGACCTGTCGGGCTGGGACCGCCACGCGCGCCGCCTCTGCCGCGAGGACAAGTCGGGGCGCATCAGCTTCGACTATGATCCCGGCATCTCCGAGCCGTTCAAGCTCGCCAACGACGCGCCGCAGCCCGACCTCTGGCCGCTGCTCTACGGGCTGAAGGGCAAGCCCGTGCTGGTCCTGCGCGGCGACCGCAGCGATCTCTTCACCGCCGAAACGGCGGAGCGGATGGCCGAGACGATCGGCAGCGCGGAGCTGGTGACGGTGAAGGACGTCGGCCACGCGCCAGCGCTCGACGAACCCGAAGCGGTCGCGGCCATGGAGCGGCTGCTGGCGCGGGTGCGCAGCGCTTCCGCCTAG
- a CDS encoding MmcQ/YjbR family DNA-binding protein → MFEAVDRLFALGLTWPAVTRKSPWPGHDDLAVNGKTFAYLPARDGPFRFIFKLPYTGSEVLDRPDSELPGYGLGRAGWVTIRPSADAMPSFEQLCEWMEESYRAQAPRRLVKMLDAEGE, encoded by the coding sequence ATGTTCGAAGCGGTCGACCGGTTGTTCGCCTTGGGGCTCACCTGGCCGGCGGTCACCCGCAAGTCGCCCTGGCCCGGCCACGACGACCTCGCGGTCAACGGCAAGACCTTTGCCTATCTCCCTGCGCGCGACGGCCCGTTCCGCTTCATCTTCAAGCTTCCCTACACCGGCAGCGAGGTGCTGGACCGGCCGGACTCGGAGCTGCCTGGATATGGGCTGGGCCGGGCCGGTTGGGTGACCATCCGCCCGTCGGCCGATGCGATGCCCAGCTTCGAGCAGCTGTGCGAATGGATGGAGGAGAGCTACCGGGCGCAGGCGCCGCGCCGTCTGGTCAAGATGCTTGACGCCGAGGGCGAGTGA